Genomic window (Canis lupus dingo isolate Sandy chromosome 6, ASM325472v2, whole genome shotgun sequence):
GGCCCAGAGGAGAACAGGAATCTATGCTTCCCAAGCCTAGGATCTGAGGCTGAGGGATTCAGAGCCAAAGGTTTTCCTATCTGAAAAATAAGGGATGTATTGAATGGTTCCCAAGATCCTTTCCAACTCTCACAGCGATACTCCAGGGAGGTATTCTGTGGTATTAGAGTTCTGAGATCCTAGAACTTTGTTCAAGCTGGGGCTAAGGGCAAGGAATTCGAAAATTGAGATGAGTGGCCTCTTGATTTCACCTACTGTAGGATGAACAAGACTGGAAGTCTTTCAACAAGAATTTCACAGGGCCACAATTTCTAGagagcttcttttttcttttccttttattttttttatttttatgattctaaCACCCCAACACTTTCTCTCCGCCTGCCTGGCCTGTCATTCAGGCTATTTTAGTATTGCCCAGTGGTTACTTAAGGCTGCTAACCTCTGCTCTAAAGGAATTAAATATCCAAGATCATATCTAGGAAATAGAGCTAAAGGAAAAGGAACCAACTGCCTCCACAAGTCAGGGACCAACaactgaaaaagaacagaagagacaGGAAGACCAGCAAACCAATTTGGTCTTTATTGAGGTGTCAAGGTAGAGTAACACCATGAAGGAGCAGAGCCTGAGCACTCCAAGAACTCGGAGGCAGGATTTAAGAGTTTCTTAGAGATGCAGGCCTGGGGTTTTGAGCTAAGAGAAAGGCAGTGGGTGATTTAGTTGCTCATAAGTGCTTCAGGAAAGCTCTATATTTCTCCAGGAAAGGGGCAGACAGAGTATTTAGCTCTTGCTGAAGTTCCTGGAGAGCCTTCTCCTGCTCTTGCTGCTCCCCCACCATCTTCTGCCTGTAATAGTTGATGTAGAAGTTCACCCAGTCATTCACCATAGTCACCATGGCTTCTTCAGGGATAGGAGGATTAGGGAAGACCTGCAGGGAGAGGGGATCACGAGGGAGAATGTGGTCAGCTGTGTGATTCAAGAATAACCCACAACCTCTGAcattctcctttctctgactTGTATTCCCTGTCTCTAATTGTTGCCATTAACTGCACCATTACGCCCCAGTTCCAAATTATTGTCCCTTCTCTGCCCTCACCCACCTGCCAAGAGTCTAGGCCTATCCTTTGAAACAGTGCCTGGGCTTACCTGCTGATTCAGCAGAACATTAAATTCCTTAATTCCTGTAGAAATGAGATCCTTATTGGCCTGAAGCAAAGCCATCTGCCTACGTTAGAGAAAGAGATCAAATTTAAGTATCCTTTTCTTCATTCCTGCATATTTCCCCCAATTCCCTTATTTCCCTTAAAGATCTCTGGTGCCTTGTAGGACCACCTCTCCAGCATCTTTCAAATCATATTCTGCTGAGATCACATTTCTCCCAGGTTGGCTCACCTGCAGGTCCAACGGTGTATGTCTCACCCACAGTTTCCAGGGTGTGTTATGTCCCTCTCTGAGCTAAATGTAGGCAGAGTCAAGTGTCAGCATAAGAGGGAAACGCCCTACATCTAGGTCCTGAAGGAAGGTGATAGGTCAACCAGGGGTTGGG
Coding sequences:
- the LOC112679064 gene encoding alpha-hemoglobin-stabilizing protein — protein: MALLQANKDLISTGIKEFNVLLNQQVFPNPPIPEEAMVTMVNDWVNFYINYYRQKMVGEQQEQEKALQELQQELNTLSAPFLEKYRAFLKHL